The Flavobacterium praedii genome window below encodes:
- the udk gene encoding uridine kinase, with product MLIIGIAGGTGCGKTTVVHQIMNELPEAEVGIIAQDSYYKETHDLSYEDRSNINFDHPRAIDFELLVEHLKELKAGNTVNQPVYSFVQHNRTDDVVITHPRKVMIVEGILILTNPELRKLFDIKIYVHADSDERLIRRLKRDIAERGRDMNEVLNRYQHTLKPMHEQFIEPTKAFADIIIPNDKFNTVAIDVVRAVINQRIL from the coding sequence ATGCTTATCATAGGAATTGCAGGAGGAACAGGATGCGGAAAAACAACCGTGGTACATCAAATCATGAACGAATTACCCGAAGCAGAAGTTGGTATTATTGCTCAAGACTCCTATTATAAAGAAACTCACGATCTGAGTTACGAAGATCGTTCCAACATCAATTTTGACCATCCAAGAGCTATTGATTTTGAATTATTAGTAGAACATCTTAAAGAATTAAAGGCAGGCAATACTGTAAATCAACCCGTCTATTCTTTTGTACAACACAACAGAACCGATGATGTTGTGATCACGCATCCAAGAAAAGTAATGATTGTAGAAGGCATCTTAATCCTAACAAATCCAGAATTAAGAAAACTTTTCGATATCAAAATATACGTTCATGCCGATTCAGATGAACGTTTAATTCGCCGTTTAAAAAGAGACATTGCTGAACGTGGCAGAGATATGAATGAAGTTTTAAACCGTTATCAACATACGTTGAAACCAATGCATGAACAATTCATAGAACCCACTAAAGCTTTTGCAGATATTATAATCCCAAACGACAAATTCAATACAGTTGCTATAGATGTAGTTCGTGCCGTAATTAACCAACGTATTTTATAA
- a CDS encoding FtsB family cell division protein, giving the protein MKNPFKDKTWFKFLSNKYVWVSLSFFTWMVFLDNYSYFEHRFLNKQIDELEDNATYYQGEIKKDEEHIKQLKNPMQVEKYAREKYYMKKDSEDIYIVEFDSDSLKKK; this is encoded by the coding sequence ATGAAGAACCCATTCAAAGACAAAACATGGTTTAAATTTTTAAGTAACAAATACGTATGGGTTTCTTTATCGTTTTTTACATGGATGGTATTTTTAGATAATTATTCTTATTTTGAACATCGTTTTTTAAACAAACAGATAGATGAACTAGAGGATAATGCTACCTATTACCAAGGTGAAATAAAAAAAGACGAAGAACACATCAAACAACTTAAAAATCCCATGCAAGTTGAAAAATATGCCCGTGAAAAATACTATATGAAAAAAGATAGTGAAGATATTTATATCGTTGAATTTGACAGTGATTCTCTTAAAAAGAAATAA
- a CDS encoding methylmalonyl-CoA mutase subunit beta, producing MAKNLFDDFSPVSAKLWKQKIQFELKGADYNETLIWNSPEDIKVKPFYDKEDFTKKNTVSTKATQFKICQNIFVYDLEKSIEKGLDSIHRGAESLRFTIPEENVNITKLLDKLPLENIPIYFHFTFLSIDFVKKIDAIAKEKKATIYCLLDPIGQLAKDGNWYKTQEKNNFETIEKLSIETNSLSIISINSSLYQNAGANMVQQIAYSMAHANEYFNRISTINHPIVFQISVGGNYFFEIAKLRAFRILFTLIAKEYNHNFDCHLLVTPTKRNKTIYDYNVNMLRTTTECMSAILGGADTIANLPYDALYHKDNEFGDRIARNQLLILKEESYFDKVDNPADGSYYIENLTNQLAEKALLLFKDIEANGGFLKQLNDGLIKRKIQESADSEQALFDSGKETLLGTNKYPNKNDKMKGELELFPFIKIKPRKTLITPIIEKRLAEKLEQVRLSEE from the coding sequence ATGGCTAAGAATTTATTCGATGATTTCAGCCCTGTTTCAGCCAAACTCTGGAAGCAAAAAATTCAATTTGAACTCAAAGGAGCCGATTATAATGAAACTCTAATTTGGAATTCTCCAGAAGATATCAAAGTAAAACCTTTTTATGATAAAGAAGATTTTACTAAAAAAAATACCGTTTCAACAAAAGCTACTCAATTCAAAATTTGTCAAAATATTTTTGTTTATGATTTGGAGAAATCTATCGAAAAAGGGTTAGATTCAATCCATCGTGGTGCCGAAAGTTTACGTTTTACTATTCCAGAAGAAAATGTGAACATTACAAAACTATTGGACAAACTTCCTCTAGAAAATATTCCAATATACTTTCATTTTACTTTTCTCTCAATCGATTTCGTAAAAAAGATAGATGCTATTGCTAAAGAAAAAAAAGCAACGATATATTGCCTTTTGGACCCCATAGGACAATTGGCAAAAGATGGAAATTGGTATAAAACCCAAGAAAAAAACAATTTCGAGACAATTGAAAAACTTTCAATAGAAACCAATTCACTTTCTATAATCAGTATAAATAGCAGTTTGTATCAAAATGCAGGCGCTAATATGGTACAACAAATTGCCTATAGTATGGCGCATGCCAATGAATATTTCAACAGAATTTCGACTATAAATCACCCAATTGTTTTCCAAATTTCCGTAGGCGGGAATTACTTTTTTGAAATTGCAAAATTAAGAGCTTTCCGAATCCTTTTCACCCTAATAGCTAAAGAATACAATCACAATTTTGATTGTCATCTATTGGTGACTCCAACAAAACGCAACAAAACCATTTACGATTATAATGTAAATATGTTGCGTACCACTACCGAATGTATGAGTGCCATCCTTGGCGGAGCTGATACTATTGCCAATTTACCTTATGATGCATTGTACCATAAGGACAATGAATTTGGCGATAGAATAGCTCGAAATCAATTACTGATTCTAAAAGAAGAAAGTTATTTTGACAAAGTTGACAATCCTGCTGATGGCAGTTATTACATTGAAAACCTTACCAATCAATTAGCCGAAAAAGCATTATTATTATTCAAAGACATAGAGGCTAATGGTGGTTTTTTAAAACAATTGAACGATGGTTTAATTAAGAGAAAAATCCAAGAAAGTGCTGATTCCGAACAGGCATTATTTGATTCTGGAAAAGAAACATTGTTGGGAACCAATAAATACCCCAACAAGAATGATAAAATGAAGGGTGAATTAGAATTATTTCCTTTTATAAAAATAAAACCCCGAAAAACATTGATTACTCCAATAATCGAAAAGCGATTGGCAGAAAAACTAGAACAAGTACGACTTTCAGAAGAGTAA
- the scpA gene encoding methylmalonyl-CoA mutase, which produces MKRKDLQHIKLKVDLQSADYSLQTKNFLTAEGIELHQNYTEKDIEAIEHLEFGAGFAPNLRGPYATMYVRRPWTIRQYAGFSTAEESNAFYRRNLAAGQKGLSIAFDLPTHRGYDSDHERVVGDVGKAGVAIDSVEDMKVLFDQIPLDEMSVSMTMNGAVLPIMAFYIVAAEEQGVKPEQLSGTIQNDILKEFMVRNTYIYPPTPSMKIIADIFEFTSNKMPKFNSISISGYHMQEAGATADIELAYTLADGLEYIRTGLATGMKIDDFAPRLSFFWAIGMNHFMEIAKMRAARMIWAKLVKQFDPKDDKSLALRTHCQTSGWSLTEQDPFNNVARTCIEATAAAFGGTQSLHTNALDEAIALPTDFSARIARNTQIYLQEETKITKTVDPWAGSYYVESLTKEIAEKAWKLIEEVEELGGMTKAIETGIPKIRIEEAAARKQARIDSSQDIIVGVNKYRLEKEDPLQILDVDNQMVRQQQLEQLERIKATRNTDKVKESLQKLTLCAQTGEGNLLEFAVEAARNRCTLGEISDALETVFGRYKAQIKSFSGVYSKEIKDDKSFEKAKQLADTFAKQEGRRPRIMIAKMGQDGHDRGAKVVATGYADVGFDVDIGPLFQTPAEAAKQAVENDVHILGVSSLAAGHKTLVPQVIEELKKYGREDIMVIVGGVIPTQDYQFLFDAGAVAVFGPGTKISEAAIKILEILIED; this is translated from the coding sequence ATGAAAAGAAAAGATTTACAACATATAAAGCTTAAAGTAGATTTACAGTCTGCAGACTACAGTTTGCAAACTAAGAACTTCCTAACTGCTGAGGGAATTGAATTACACCAAAACTACACTGAAAAAGATATTGAAGCAATCGAGCATCTTGAATTTGGAGCGGGTTTTGCGCCTAATTTACGTGGTCCATATGCCACAATGTATGTGCGCAGGCCCTGGACAATTCGACAGTATGCCGGTTTCTCTACTGCCGAAGAAAGCAATGCTTTTTACAGACGAAACCTTGCTGCAGGCCAAAAAGGACTTTCCATCGCTTTTGATTTACCCACGCACAGAGGCTACGATTCTGATCATGAACGTGTAGTTGGCGATGTTGGAAAAGCGGGAGTAGCAATCGATTCTGTTGAAGATATGAAAGTCTTATTTGATCAAATTCCGCTTGACGAAATGTCGGTTTCAATGACCATGAATGGAGCTGTTTTACCGATTATGGCTTTTTATATAGTGGCTGCCGAAGAACAAGGTGTAAAACCAGAACAACTTTCGGGAACGATACAAAATGACATCTTGAAAGAGTTTATGGTGCGTAATACCTATATATACCCTCCAACGCCGTCGATGAAAATAATCGCCGATATATTTGAATTTACCAGCAATAAAATGCCGAAATTCAACTCCATATCTATCTCAGGCTACCACATGCAAGAAGCAGGTGCAACCGCCGATATCGAATTGGCTTACACACTGGCCGATGGACTAGAATACATTCGAACAGGACTGGCAACCGGTATGAAAATAGATGATTTTGCTCCTCGCCTATCTTTTTTCTGGGCTATCGGAATGAATCATTTTATGGAAATTGCCAAAATGAGGGCCGCAAGAATGATTTGGGCAAAATTGGTAAAACAATTTGATCCAAAAGACGATAAATCATTGGCCCTGAGAACGCATTGCCAAACTTCGGGTTGGAGCTTAACAGAACAAGATCCTTTCAACAATGTGGCGCGCACTTGTATCGAAGCAACTGCCGCCGCCTTTGGAGGAACACAATCCTTACATACTAATGCTCTTGACGAAGCAATTGCTTTACCTACCGATTTTTCTGCCCGAATTGCACGAAATACCCAAATCTATTTACAAGAAGAGACCAAAATCACCAAAACAGTAGACCCTTGGGCTGGTAGTTATTATGTAGAATCTTTAACCAAAGAAATTGCCGAAAAAGCATGGAAACTCATTGAAGAAGTAGAAGAATTAGGTGGAATGACAAAAGCCATTGAAACCGGAATTCCAAAAATTAGGATTGAGGAAGCAGCTGCCCGCAAACAAGCCCGAATTGATAGTAGCCAAGATATAATTGTTGGAGTCAACAAATACCGTCTTGAAAAAGAAGACCCACTGCAAATTCTAGATGTAGACAACCAAATGGTTCGCCAACAACAACTCGAACAACTTGAACGTATTAAAGCAACTAGAAATACAGACAAAGTAAAAGAATCACTTCAAAAATTAACACTTTGTGCTCAAACAGGCGAAGGAAATTTACTGGAATTTGCCGTTGAAGCTGCAAGAAATCGCTGTACTTTGGGTGAAATTAGTGATGCTTTGGAAACAGTTTTTGGTAGGTATAAAGCACAAATTAAATCTTTTAGCGGTGTGTATAGTAAAGAAATAAAAGACGACAAGAGTTTTGAAAAAGCAAAACAACTGGCTGACACCTTTGCCAAACAAGAAGGTCGTCGTCCAAGAATCATGATTGCCAAGATGGGACAAGATGGTCACGATCGCGGAGCCAAAGTGGTAGCAACAGGATATGCAGATGTAGGTTTTGATGTGGATATTGGCCCACTTTTTCAAACACCTGCGGAAGCTGCCAAACAAGCAGTAGAAAATGATGTCCACATACTTGGTGTTTCATCTCTCGCTGCAGGCCATAAAACATTGGTTCCGCAAGTAATTGAAGAACTAAAAAAATACGGCAGAGAAGATATTATGGTTATCGTAGGTGGTGTTATTCCTACGCAGGACTACCAGTTTTTATTTGACGCTGGAGCGGTAGCCGTTTTTGGTCCCGGAACCAAAATAAGCGAAGCTGCCATAAAAATACTGGAAATTTTAATAGAAGACTAA
- a CDS encoding peptidoglycan-binding protein LysM encodes MIKKWYFYTSLIVVVAFLSSGFKPSKLETTPWFLIDETDDTSYLLPSLNVNDYTNSEIPYTGNFFIGYKEAIGFKESQGKYKKINSLGYLGKYQFGIETLKSIGVHNSNAFLNSPKMQEKAFIALLSKNKWELRKVIEKYEGTVLNGTHITESGILAAAHLAGVGSVKKYFRYEGKRYFKDAYGTSLRSYLKRFGGYDTSFIVPDSSARVL; translated from the coding sequence ATGATAAAAAAATGGTATTTTTACACAAGTTTGATTGTTGTAGTAGCTTTTTTAAGCTCTGGTTTTAAACCCTCCAAATTAGAAACTACCCCATGGTTTTTAATAGATGAAACAGATGATACATCCTACTTACTACCATCATTAAATGTGAACGATTATACCAATTCTGAGATTCCCTATACTGGAAACTTTTTTATTGGTTATAAAGAAGCAATCGGCTTCAAAGAGTCACAAGGAAAATACAAAAAAATTAATTCTCTTGGTTATTTAGGAAAATACCAATTTGGTATTGAAACTTTAAAATCTATTGGTGTTCACAATAGTAATGCTTTCCTAAATAGTCCAAAAATGCAAGAAAAAGCTTTTATTGCTCTTTTATCCAAAAACAAATGGGAATTGAGAAAAGTAATTGAGAAGTATGAAGGGACTGTGTTAAACGGTACTCATATTACTGAATCAGGTATTTTGGCAGCTGCACACCTTGCTGGTGTTGGATCTGTTAAAAAGTACTTCCGCTATGAAGGCAAGCGTTATTTTAAAGATGCTTATGGTACTTCTTTGAGGAGTTATTTGAAACGTTTTGGAGGTTATGATACTTCTTTTATCGTTCCTGATAGTAGTGCTAGAGTATTATAG
- the mltG gene encoding endolytic transglycosylase MltG, with the protein MNLKKIVSLVSVALISVLIIYGFVLMYQIFSGNTKFEEKELYVYIPTGSNYEDVKKIIAPYVEDMGRFEMVAGKTSYPENVKPGRFLFKKGMNSYDLVKTMRINDAVSLAFNNQERLENFAGRVGSQIEPDSLALLNTFKDTVFLKENGFTEENVLVMFIPNTYDIYWNTSAEKFRDKMIKEYHKFWNKERTAKAAAQGLTPIQATILASIVHKESVKKDERPRIAGVYLNRMRLEMPLQADPTVIFAMKKKSNDFNQVIKRVFYNDLIMKHPYNTYVNIGLPPGPIAMPDITALEAVLNPEKNNYIYFCASVDRFGYHEFAATLPEHNVNAKKYSDWINSQGVQR; encoded by the coding sequence TTGAATCTAAAAAAAATAGTATCATTAGTATCTGTAGCATTAATTTCAGTATTAATTATTTACGGATTTGTTTTGATGTATCAAATTTTTAGTGGTAACACAAAATTTGAAGAGAAAGAGTTGTACGTTTATATACCAACAGGATCCAATTATGAGGATGTAAAAAAAATAATTGCTCCTTATGTTGAAGATATGGGACGTTTTGAAATGGTAGCCGGAAAAACAAGTTATCCAGAAAACGTAAAACCAGGACGTTTTTTGTTCAAAAAAGGAATGAATAGCTATGATTTGGTTAAAACGATGCGGATTAACGATGCAGTAAGTTTGGCTTTTAACAATCAAGAGCGTTTGGAAAATTTTGCTGGTCGTGTAGGTTCTCAAATTGAGCCTGATAGTTTAGCGTTATTGAATACGTTTAAGGATACTGTTTTTTTGAAAGAAAATGGATTTACTGAAGAGAATGTTCTGGTAATGTTTATCCCAAATACCTATGATATTTATTGGAATACTTCGGCGGAGAAGTTTCGAGATAAAATGATTAAAGAGTATCATAAGTTTTGGAATAAAGAAAGAACGGCAAAAGCTGCTGCTCAAGGTCTAACGCCAATTCAAGCCACAATTTTGGCTTCTATAGTGCATAAAGAATCCGTAAAAAAAGACGAAAGACCGAGAATTGCAGGTGTTTATCTGAATCGAATGAGATTAGAAATGCCATTGCAAGCCGATCCGACCGTTATTTTTGCAATGAAAAAGAAATCGAATGATTTTAATCAAGTGATTAAGAGGGTTTTTTATAATGATTTAATTATGAAGCATCCTTATAATACCTATGTGAATATTGGTTTACCGCCAGGGCCAATAGCAATGCCTGATATCACGGCCCTGGAAGCAGTTTTAAATCCAGAAAAAAACAATTACATTTATTTTTGCGCTAGTGTTGATCGTTTTGGGTACCATGAATTTGCTGCTACTTTGCCAGAACATAATGTAAATGCCAAAAAATATTCCGATTGGATTAATAGTCAAGGGGTACAACGTTAG
- a CDS encoding GNAT family N-acetyltransferase has protein sequence MRTLKGDNIYIRALEPNDLEFIYAIENDQSIWEVSNTHTPYSRFLVKQYLENAHQDIYEAKQLRLAICQDEDFPALGLIDLFDFDPKNNRAGVGIVIQGKQNRNQNIGSEALDLLIQYAFYNLNLHQLYANIGTENTASIALFTKFGFQKIGVKKDWTFVNGVYKDEAIFQLINNHASDSELAQ, from the coding sequence ATGAGGACATTAAAAGGCGATAACATATACATTCGAGCACTTGAACCCAATGATTTGGAGTTTATTTATGCCATAGAAAATGACCAAAGTATTTGGGAAGTGAGTAATACGCATACACCCTACAGTCGTTTTTTGGTGAAGCAATATTTAGAAAATGCCCATCAGGATATTTATGAAGCCAAGCAATTGCGATTGGCTATTTGTCAAGATGAAGATTTTCCAGCTTTAGGATTAATTGATTTATTTGATTTTGATCCAAAGAACAATAGAGCTGGTGTGGGGATTGTAATTCAAGGAAAACAGAACAGAAATCAAAACATTGGATCCGAGGCATTGGACTTATTGATTCAGTATGCTTTTTACAATCTTAATTTACATCAATTATATGCAAATATCGGAACCGAAAACACCGCTAGTATCGCTCTTTTTACTAAATTTGGTTTCCAAAAAATAGGTGTAAAAAAAGATTGGACTTTTGTCAATGGAGTTTACAAAGACGAAGCTATTTTTCAATTAATTAATAATCATGCGAGCGACAGCGAACTGGCGCAGTAA
- a CDS encoding four helix bundle protein has translation MKSDNVVQNKSYDFALRIVKVYRYLSQEKKEFVLSKQLLRSGTSVGANIEEAIGGQSKADFFAKLTIAYKEARESKYWIRLLRDSDYLTIEQSDDLLKDVEDILKIIGSIQKSIRNS, from the coding sequence ATGAAGTCAGACAATGTAGTTCAAAATAAAAGTTATGATTTCGCTTTGAGGATTGTTAAAGTTTATAGATACTTAAGTCAAGAGAAAAAAGAATTTGTTTTGTCGAAACAGTTGTTAAGAAGTGGAACTTCTGTTGGAGCTAATATTGAAGAAGCAATAGGAGGTCAATCAAAAGCTGATTTTTTTGCGAAATTAACAATTGCTTATAAAGAGGCTAGAGAGTCAAAATATTGGATAAGACTTTTGAGAGATTCGGATTATTTAACAATAGAACAGTCAGATGATTTATTAAAGGATGTAGAAGATATTTTAAAAATAATAGGTTCTATTCAAAAATCAATTCGTAATTCATAA
- the dapF gene encoding diaminopimelate epimerase: protein MQLEFYKYQGAGNDFVMVDNRSGFFPKENTQLIEHLCDRRFGIGGDGLILLENDTNTDFKMVYYNSDGNQSSMCGNGGRCLVAFAKDLNVIENETTFIATDGLHHASFEDNGLVSLQMIDVPEIDIKKDYSFLNTGSPHHVQMVEDLEHYNVKENGSAIRYGELYGAAGSNINFVKKIDDTTFRLRTYERGVEDETLACGTGATAVAIAMNATGQTNATSINVNVEGGKLVVSFDKTPNGFANVFLKGPAEFVFKGTIEI, encoded by the coding sequence ATGCAATTAGAATTTTATAAATATCAAGGGGCTGGAAATGATTTTGTTATGGTTGACAATCGTTCTGGTTTTTTTCCTAAAGAGAATACACAATTGATTGAACATCTTTGTGACAGACGTTTCGGTATTGGTGGAGACGGACTTATTTTACTAGAAAATGATACAAATACTGATTTCAAAATGGTGTATTACAACTCCGATGGAAATCAAAGTTCGATGTGTGGCAATGGAGGGCGATGTTTGGTGGCTTTTGCCAAAGATTTGAATGTGATTGAAAATGAAACTACTTTCATTGCAACGGATGGTTTGCATCACGCATCTTTTGAAGATAATGGATTGGTTTCTTTGCAAATGATTGATGTTCCGGAAATCGATATTAAGAAGGATTATTCTTTTTTGAATACGGGTTCTCCACATCATGTGCAAATGGTGGAAGATTTGGAACACTACAATGTAAAAGAAAATGGTTCGGCTATCCGCTATGGTGAATTGTATGGAGCTGCGGGAAGTAATATCAATTTTGTAAAAAAAATAGACGATACCACTTTTAGACTTCGGACCTATGAAAGAGGAGTGGAGGACGAAACTTTGGCTTGCGGAACAGGAGCTACAGCAGTCGCTATCGCAATGAATGCAACTGGACAAACCAACGCTACAAGTATTAATGTAAATGTTGAAGGCGGAAAATTAGTCGTTTCTTTTGATAAAACTCCAAATGGTTTTGCAAATGTTTTCTTGAAAGGTCCTGCTGAATTTGTGTTTAAAGGAACTATAGAGATCTAA